The genomic DNA AGAACATGCGCTCGCTCGAAGAAGTCATCTCGCATAGTTCGGCGATTGTCCAGTAATGATGCCACGTTTGCGTCGTTAGCATCTGGTTGTTGTAGCTACTCTGGCAATCAAGTCTCGTCGGCGGTTGAGTTACGGAGACGGCACTCTGCTTATTTCTAGATAGTCGCCATTGTATTCCTGCTAGCGTGATATGCCGGATACGGCACTAGCTGAGTGAAGAAATCTGCGTCGATTATGGCTCGCCCCTCCTGGCCTTGGAGACAACACAAGCCTCTTATGGCCGTGCCGCTCTCGGTGAGCCTAGAGTCTGGTCGCGACTGTAGCCGATTGGTGATGGGGACATGGCCACCCAGAATCATCTATTCCCTTAGGCCCAGTAACACCATTGTTAAACAGAGCCTAGCTACCCGACGGCGAGGTGTCGCGGCCCGTCTGTGAGCACCTCAATGGCGAGTTCAGGCGAGACGATGTTGATTTGAACGCCGGTTCCCATCTCGAAACCAGCGAGCGTAGAGAGTTTAGGGTAGACGTGTGCATGCCAATGAAAATTGCCGAAGGCACGATATGGGGAGGAGTGGAAGACAAGGTTATATGCCACCGGACCCACTTTTTCGCGTAGAGTTGCCAGCGAGGAAGTAATCGCCTCTCCGACACCAAAAAGTGCCTCTGGGTCGGCAAGATGCATGTACGGTCCATGTTCACGAGGCACGATGAGGAGTTCAAACGGGATCGACGACCAATAGGGGGCGATAACTGCGAGGTGGTCGTCGGTAAAGAGAATACGCGAGTCGATCGACTCCTCAAGTGCAACCGTGGTACAGAGTAGACACCCACCGACAAAGCGAGCGAAACCCGCCTGTTCGTCTGCGAGTTCGCGCGGCACGAACGACATGCCGAGGAGCTGTGCATGGGGATGCGCCATTGAAGCACCTGCGTCGCGACCCTGATTGACGATAGCTTGCGAGTAGCGAATCGACTTTGAGTGGGCATGCGCTTCGATTCGATCGCGCATCGCCGACATGACGACGCGCGACTGTTCGGCATCGAAGTCGCTCCACTTCGCATCGTGGTTAGGTGACAAGATCAGTACCTCGTGGATGCCGGTAGCAGGAGCCTGAGTGAAGACTGGACCATGACTGACGCTGACCATTGGAGCGTCTCCTTGAAATGCGGGGTAGAGGTTGGGAACTACGCGAACCTGCCAGGAGCCGGTTGGACCATAGGTCTCAAGTGCTGGGGGTGTCGCCTCCTCATTGCCTGGACAGAACGGGCACGGCCGCGTTGGATCTTCAGGGGCTATCTCCGACGAGAGGGAGATAGCTGCAGGCCGATAGCGCCGACCCTCCGCGACTACCACCCATCTACCTGTTAGTGGGTCAAGCCTCAACTGATGTGCATCCACAAGCTCTCCTTTTATCACTCAAGCTAGCAGGTCATCTAGCAGGTATCGTGAGTTGTTCAGCTAGGTATAACCCAGAGTTTTCCAACTTGTTCCTTTCCAAGGCTCATGAGTAGCGCGCTAACGTATGCGTTCGCCGCCATCATATGATACGGAGTCGCAGGCTGTTAGCTGCAACTGAGACGCCAGCTGATGATGGAGATACCCCAGTAGCAGAAGGATTTGAGGTTCGAAAAGGATGTAGAGTAGAAACCGGGTGCGGTCGAAGAAGGTTTCTCCTCGACGCTGATGGAAGGTTTTGTGATGTCAGAGTTGTCTCAGCAGATAGATCGACTTGATCAAGAGGACGTACTTGCGGAGTTTTGTGCGCGATTCGTCCCAGACGTGCTCGGGGTTAACTACCTTGATGGGAACTCGCTCGGCCGTCTGAGTCACGACGCTCGAGCAGCGATCGTCTCCACCATCGATGATGAATGGGG from Ferrimicrobium acidiphilum DSM 19497 includes the following:
- the galT gene encoding galactose-1-phosphate uridylyltransferase, whose translation is MDAHQLRLDPLTGRWVVVAEGRRYRPAAISLSSEIAPEDPTRPCPFCPGNEEATPPALETYGPTGSWQVRVVPNLYPAFQGDAPMVSVSHGPVFTQAPATGIHEVLILSPNHDAKWSDFDAEQSRVVMSAMRDRIEAHAHSKSIRYSQAIVNQGRDAGASMAHPHAQLLGMSFVPRELADEQAGFARFVGGCLLCTTVALEESIDSRILFTDDHLAVIAPYWSSIPFELLIVPREHGPYMHLADPEALFGVGEAITSSLATLREKVGPVAYNLVFHSSPYRAFGNFHWHAHVYPKLSTLAGFEMGTGVQINIVSPELAIEVLTDGPRHLAVG